From Caminibacter mediatlanticus TB-2, the proteins below share one genomic window:
- a CDS encoding tyrosine-protein phosphatase — translation MIFFKKIKKIELKTDIHSHLLPGIDDGVKTIDESLLLIKEYINLGYKKLIITPHVMYDSYNNSTDLILEKINYLKNECFKNNLNIELEVSAEYNFDEEFVERIEKNDLLPINKKYILFEFSFYQKPVNYENIIFKLKSKGYIPILAHPERYRYFDLEDFKSLKELEVMFQCNIISSIGFYGKTPQKKFKELAKNKMIDFLGSDVHSFNYMEALKISFNSSSFNRLVSNLHIKNSYL, via the coding sequence ATGATTTTTTTTAAAAAAATCAAAAAAATTGAATTAAAAACAGATATTCACTCTCATCTATTACCTGGAATTGATGATGGAGTTAAAACAATAGATGAGAGTTTGTTGCTTATTAAAGAATATATTAATCTTGGATATAAAAAACTAATTATAACTCCTCATGTGATGTATGATTCTTATAATAATTCTACTGATTTAATTTTGGAAAAAATAAATTATTTAAAAAATGAATGCTTTAAAAACAATTTAAATATAGAACTTGAAGTAAGTGCAGAATATAATTTTGATGAGGAGTTTGTTGAGAGAATAGAAAAAAATGATTTATTGCCAATTAACAAGAAATATATTTTGTTTGAATTTTCGTTTTATCAAAAACCAGTAAATTATGAGAATATAATTTTTAAACTTAAATCAAAGGGATATATTCCAATATTAGCTCACCCTGAGAGATATAGATATTTTGATTTAGAAGATTTCAAAAGTTTAAAAGAATTAGAAGTAATGTTCCAATGTAATATTATATCATCAATAGGTTTTTATGGTAAAACTCCGCAAAAAAAATTTAAAGAATTAGCTAAAAATAAAATGATAGACTTTTTAGGAAGTGATGTACATTCTTTTAACTATATGGAAGCTCTTAAAATATCTTTCAATTCATCTTCTTTTAATAGACTTGTTAGTAATCTGCATATAAAAAATTCTTATTTATAA